The DNA segment GAGTACGCGCATCAGACTCCAGCGCTTGAACCACTGCCAATAGTCGTCGCGACTGCGGATTTTGACTTCGGGAGCGCTGTTGACGATGGTCAGGCTTTTCAGCATCCGCGGCTGATCGACGCCGAACTGAAAGCCGATCATCCCGCCCATCGACAGCCCGATATAGTGCACCGGGCCGAGGTTCAAGTGTTCGATCAGTGCCAGCAGGTCTGCGCTGAAACCGGCGATGCTGTAGCGCTCGCGGGGTTTGTCCGAGCGACCGTGACCGCGAATGTCCGGTACGATCACCCGGTAGTGCGCCGACAGCGCCGGGATCTGCATTTCCCAGTCCAGGGTGCTCGAACCGAGCCCGTGAACCAGCAGCAACGGCGAACCGTGGCCATATTCCTCGTAGTGCAGGTTGCAACCTTCGTGCTCGAAATAGGCCATCGGTGAACTCCGTGTCAGGCTTGTTCAGGGGCGGCGAACGGTGCGTCCAGCGGCAAGGTGTCGAAGGTGCGCAGCAGTTCGATGAGGATCTGTGTCGCCGGGCCCAGCGGTTTGTCCTTGTTCGAATACAGATAGAAGCTCGGGTTGCGGCTGCC comes from the Pseudomonas sp. RSB 5.4 genome and includes:
- a CDS encoding alpha/beta hydrolase; translated protein: MAYFEHEGCNLHYEEYGHGSPLLLVHGLGSSTLDWEMQIPALSAHYRVIVPDIRGHGRSDKPRERYSIAGFSADLLALIEHLNLGPVHYIGLSMGGMIGFQFGVDQPRMLKSLTIVNSAPEVKIRSRDDYWQWFKRWSLMRVLSLATIGKALGSKLFPKPEQAELRQKMSERWAKNDKRAYLASFDAIVGWGVQERLSRISCPTLIVSADRDYTPVALKETYGKLLPNARLVVIADSRHATPLDQPERFNQTLLEFLAAADTQSQDH